Proteins co-encoded in one Cricetulus griseus strain 17A/GY chromosome 1 unlocalized genomic scaffold, alternate assembly CriGri-PICRH-1.0 chr1_1, whole genome shotgun sequence genomic window:
- the Ndst2 gene encoding bifunctional heparan sulfate N-deacetylase/N-sulfotransferase 2 isoform X1 has product MLQLWKVVRPARQLELHRLILLLIGFSLVSMGFLAYYVSTSPKAKEPLPLPLGDCSSSGAAGPGPARPPVPPRPPRPPETTRTEPVVLVFVESAYSQLGQEIVAILESSRFRYSTELAPGRGDMPTLTDHTHGRYVLVIYENLLKYVNLDSWSRELLDRYCVEYGVGIIGFFRAHEHSLLSAQLKGFPLFLHSNLGLRDYQVNPSAPLLHLTRPSRLEPGPLPGDDWTIFQSNHSTYEPVLLASHRPAELPVPGPVLRRARLPTVVQDLGLHDGIQRVLFGHGLSFWLHKLVFVDAVAYLTGKRLCLDLDRYILVDIDDIFVGKEGTRMKVADVEALLTTQNKLRTLVPNFTFNLGFSGKFYHTGTEEEDAGDDMLLRHRKEFWWFPHMWSHMQPHLFHNRSVLADQMRLNKQFALEHGIPTDLGYAVAPHHSGVYPIHTQLYEAWKSVWGIQVTSTEEYPHLRPARYRRGFIHNDIMVLPRQTCGLFTHTIFYNEYPGGSRELDRSIRGGELFLTVLLNPISVFMTHLSNYGNDRLGLYTFESLVRFLQCWTRLRLQTLPPVPLAQKYFELFPQERSPLWQNPCDDKRHKDIWSKEKTCDRLPKFLIVGPQKTGTTAIHFFLSLHPAVTSSFPSPSTFEEIQFFSGPNYHKGIDWYMDFFPVPSNASTDFLFEKSATYFDSEVVPRRGAALLPRAKIITVLTNPADRAYSWYQHQRAHGDPVALNYTFYQVISASSQAPPVLRSLQNRCLVPGYYSTHLQRWLTYYPSGQLLIVDGQELRINPAASMETIQKFLGITPFLNYTRTLRFDEDKGFWCQGLEGGKTRCLGKSKGRRYPDMDMESRLFLTDFFRNHNLELSKLLSRLGQPAPLWLREELQHSSVG; this is encoded by the exons ATGCTCCAGCTGTGGAAGGTGGTACGTCCCGCTCGGCAACTGGAACTGCACCGCCTCATACTGCTGCTGATTGGTTTCAGTCTTGTCTCCATGGGATTCTTGGCTTACTATGTTTCCACCAGCCCCAAGGCCAAGGAACCCTTGCCTCTGCCCTTGGGAGACTGTAGTAGCAGTGGGGCAGCCGGCCCTGGCCCTGCACGGCCACCAGTCCCACCTCGACCCCCTAGGCCTCCAGAAACAACTCGAACAGAACCCGTGGTCCTTGTATTTGTGGAAAGTGCATACTCGCAATTGGGGCAGGAGATTGTGGCCATTTTGGAGTCTAGTCGTTTTCGTTATAGCACTGAACTAGCACCTGGCCGAGGGGACATGCCCACATTGACTGATCATACCCATGGCCGCTATGTCTTGGTCATCTATGAGAACCTTTTGAAGTATGTCAACTTGGATTCCTGGAGTCGAGAACTGCTTGACCGGTACTGTGTGGAGTATGGTGTAGGCATCATTGGCTTTTTCCGAGCCCATGAACATAGCCTATTGAGTGCCCAACTTAAGGGCTTTCCCCTTTTTCTACACTCAAATTTGGGGCTCCGGGACTACCAAGTGAATCCTTCTGCCCCACTACTACATCTCACTCGCCCCAGCCGCTTGGAGCCAGGACCACTGCCTGGTGACGACTGGACCATCTTCCAGTCCAATCATAGCACCTATGAACCAGTGCTTCTTGCCAGCCATCGGCCAGCTGAGCTGCCTGTGCCAGGACCAGTGCTTCGTCGGGCCCGGCTCCCCACTGTGGTACAGGACTTAGGGCTTCATGATGGCATACAGCGGGTGCTGTTTGGACATGGCCTTTCTTTCTGGCTCCATAAACTTGTTTTCGTTGATGCTGTTGCGTACCTCACTGGGAAGCGCCTCTGCCTGGACCTTGACCGCTACATCTTAGTAGACATTGATGACATCTTTGTGGGCAAAGAAGGTACTCGTATGAAGGTGGCTGATGTTGAg GCTCTGTTGACCACCCAGAACAAACTCAGGACCTTAGTCCCCAACTTCACCTTCAACCTGGGTTTCTCGGGCAAGTTCTACCACACTG GGACAgaagaggaggatgctggggatgACATGCTGCTGAGGCACCGCAAAGAGTTCTGGTGGTTCCCTCACATGTGGAGCCACATGCAGCCACACCTGTTCCACAACCGCTCTGTGCTGGCTGACCAGATGAGGCTCAACAAACAGTTTGCTCTG GAGCATGGGATTCCTACGGATCTGGGGTATGCTGTGGCCCCCCACCACTCGGGCGTGTACCCCATCCACACGCAGCTCTACGAGGCCTGGAAATCTGTCTGGGGCATCCAGGTGACCAGCACTGAGGAGTATCCCCATCTCCGCCCTGCCCGCTACCGCCGTGGCTTCATTCACAATGACATCATG gTGCTCCCCCGACAAACATGTGGCCTTTTCACCCATACTATCTTCTATAATGAGTATCCTGGAGGGTCTCGTGAGCTAGATCGCAGCATCCGAGGTGGAGAGCTCTTTCTGACAGTGCTACTTAATCCG ATCAGCGTCTTTATGACACATTTGTCAAACTATGGAAATGACCGGCTGGGCCTGTACACCTTTGAGAGCTTGGTGCGCTTCCTCCAGTGCTGGACACGACTGCGCCTCCAAACCCTTCCTCCTGTCCCTCTTGCACAGAAGTACTTTGAACTTTTCCCTCAGGAGCGAAGCCCCCTTTGGCAG AATCCCTGTGATGACAAGAGGCACAAAGATATCTGGTCCAAGGAGAAAACCTGTGATCGGCTCCCCAAGTTCCTCATTGTGGGACCACAGAAGACAG GCACCACAGCTAttcacttcttcctgagcctgcatCCAGCTGTGACAAGCAGCTTTCCTAGCCCCAGCACCTTTGAGGAAATTCAGTTCTTCAGTGGCCCTAATTACCACAAGGGTATTGACTG GTACATGGACTTCTTCCCTGTTCCTTCCAATGCCAGCACTGACTTCCTCTTTGAAAAAAGTGCCACCTACTTTGACTCAGAGGTTGTACCACGGCGGGGGGCTGCCCTTCTGCCAAGAGCCAAGATCATCACTGTGCTCACCAACCCTGCTGACAGGGCCTACTCCTGGTACCAG CACCAGCGAGCACACGGAGACCCAGTTGCTTTGAACTATACCTTCTACCAAGTGATTTCAGCTTCCTCTCAGGCCCCTCCAGTACTTCGCTCCTTGCAGAACCGTTGTCTTGTACCTGGCTACTATTCTACCCATCTGCAGCGCTGGCTGACTTACTATCCCTCTGGACAG TTGCTGATTGTGGATGGGCAGGAGCTTCGTATCAACCCAGCAGCCTCAATGGAGACCATCCAGAAGTTCCTGGGCATCACCCCCTTTCTGAACTACACAAGGACCCTCAG GTTTGATGAAGATAAAGGATTTTGGTGCCAGGGACTTGAAGGTGGTAAGACTCGCTGTCTAGGGAAAAGCAAAGGCCGGAGATACCCAGACATGGACATGGAG TCTCGACTTTTCCTTACGGATTTTTTCCGGAACCATAATTTGGAACTATCAAAGCTGCTGAGCCGGCTTGGACAGCCAGCCCCCTTGTGGCTTCGGGAAGAATTGCAACATTCCAGTGTGGGCTGA
- the Ndst2 gene encoding bifunctional heparan sulfate N-deacetylase/N-sulfotransferase 2 isoform X2, with protein MLQLWKVVRPARQLELHRLILLLIGFSLVSMGFLAYYVSTSPKAKEPLPLPLGDCSSSGAAGPGPARPPVPPRPPRPPETTRTEPVVLVFVESAYSQLGQEIVAILESSRFRYSTELAPGRGDMPTLTDHTHGRYVLVIYENLLKYVNLDSWSRELLDRYCVEYGVGIIGFFRAHEHSLLSAQLKGFPLFLHSNLGLRDYQVNPSAPLLHLTRPSRLEPGPLPGDDWTIFQSNHSTYEPVLLASHRPAELPVPGPVLRRARLPTVVQDLGLHDGIQRVLFGHGLSFWLHKLVFVDAVAYLTGKRLCLDLDRYILVDIDDIFVGKEGTRMKVADVEALLTTQNKLRTLVPNFTFNLGFSGKFYHTEEEDAGDDMLLRHRKEFWWFPHMWSHMQPHLFHNRSVLADQMRLNKQFALEHGIPTDLGYAVAPHHSGVYPIHTQLYEAWKSVWGIQVTSTEEYPHLRPARYRRGFIHNDIMVLPRQTCGLFTHTIFYNEYPGGSRELDRSIRGGELFLTVLLNPISVFMTHLSNYGNDRLGLYTFESLVRFLQCWTRLRLQTLPPVPLAQKYFELFPQERSPLWQNPCDDKRHKDIWSKEKTCDRLPKFLIVGPQKTGTTAIHFFLSLHPAVTSSFPSPSTFEEIQFFSGPNYHKGIDWYMDFFPVPSNASTDFLFEKSATYFDSEVVPRRGAALLPRAKIITVLTNPADRAYSWYQHQRAHGDPVALNYTFYQVISASSQAPPVLRSLQNRCLVPGYYSTHLQRWLTYYPSGQLLIVDGQELRINPAASMETIQKFLGITPFLNYTRTLRFDEDKGFWCQGLEGGKTRCLGKSKGRRYPDMDMESRLFLTDFFRNHNLELSKLLSRLGQPAPLWLREELQHSSVG; from the exons ATGCTCCAGCTGTGGAAGGTGGTACGTCCCGCTCGGCAACTGGAACTGCACCGCCTCATACTGCTGCTGATTGGTTTCAGTCTTGTCTCCATGGGATTCTTGGCTTACTATGTTTCCACCAGCCCCAAGGCCAAGGAACCCTTGCCTCTGCCCTTGGGAGACTGTAGTAGCAGTGGGGCAGCCGGCCCTGGCCCTGCACGGCCACCAGTCCCACCTCGACCCCCTAGGCCTCCAGAAACAACTCGAACAGAACCCGTGGTCCTTGTATTTGTGGAAAGTGCATACTCGCAATTGGGGCAGGAGATTGTGGCCATTTTGGAGTCTAGTCGTTTTCGTTATAGCACTGAACTAGCACCTGGCCGAGGGGACATGCCCACATTGACTGATCATACCCATGGCCGCTATGTCTTGGTCATCTATGAGAACCTTTTGAAGTATGTCAACTTGGATTCCTGGAGTCGAGAACTGCTTGACCGGTACTGTGTGGAGTATGGTGTAGGCATCATTGGCTTTTTCCGAGCCCATGAACATAGCCTATTGAGTGCCCAACTTAAGGGCTTTCCCCTTTTTCTACACTCAAATTTGGGGCTCCGGGACTACCAAGTGAATCCTTCTGCCCCACTACTACATCTCACTCGCCCCAGCCGCTTGGAGCCAGGACCACTGCCTGGTGACGACTGGACCATCTTCCAGTCCAATCATAGCACCTATGAACCAGTGCTTCTTGCCAGCCATCGGCCAGCTGAGCTGCCTGTGCCAGGACCAGTGCTTCGTCGGGCCCGGCTCCCCACTGTGGTACAGGACTTAGGGCTTCATGATGGCATACAGCGGGTGCTGTTTGGACATGGCCTTTCTTTCTGGCTCCATAAACTTGTTTTCGTTGATGCTGTTGCGTACCTCACTGGGAAGCGCCTCTGCCTGGACCTTGACCGCTACATCTTAGTAGACATTGATGACATCTTTGTGGGCAAAGAAGGTACTCGTATGAAGGTGGCTGATGTTGAg GCTCTGTTGACCACCCAGAACAAACTCAGGACCTTAGTCCCCAACTTCACCTTCAACCTGGGTTTCTCGGGCAAGTTCTACCACACTG aagaggaggatgctggggatgACATGCTGCTGAGGCACCGCAAAGAGTTCTGGTGGTTCCCTCACATGTGGAGCCACATGCAGCCACACCTGTTCCACAACCGCTCTGTGCTGGCTGACCAGATGAGGCTCAACAAACAGTTTGCTCTG GAGCATGGGATTCCTACGGATCTGGGGTATGCTGTGGCCCCCCACCACTCGGGCGTGTACCCCATCCACACGCAGCTCTACGAGGCCTGGAAATCTGTCTGGGGCATCCAGGTGACCAGCACTGAGGAGTATCCCCATCTCCGCCCTGCCCGCTACCGCCGTGGCTTCATTCACAATGACATCATG gTGCTCCCCCGACAAACATGTGGCCTTTTCACCCATACTATCTTCTATAATGAGTATCCTGGAGGGTCTCGTGAGCTAGATCGCAGCATCCGAGGTGGAGAGCTCTTTCTGACAGTGCTACTTAATCCG ATCAGCGTCTTTATGACACATTTGTCAAACTATGGAAATGACCGGCTGGGCCTGTACACCTTTGAGAGCTTGGTGCGCTTCCTCCAGTGCTGGACACGACTGCGCCTCCAAACCCTTCCTCCTGTCCCTCTTGCACAGAAGTACTTTGAACTTTTCCCTCAGGAGCGAAGCCCCCTTTGGCAG AATCCCTGTGATGACAAGAGGCACAAAGATATCTGGTCCAAGGAGAAAACCTGTGATCGGCTCCCCAAGTTCCTCATTGTGGGACCACAGAAGACAG GCACCACAGCTAttcacttcttcctgagcctgcatCCAGCTGTGACAAGCAGCTTTCCTAGCCCCAGCACCTTTGAGGAAATTCAGTTCTTCAGTGGCCCTAATTACCACAAGGGTATTGACTG GTACATGGACTTCTTCCCTGTTCCTTCCAATGCCAGCACTGACTTCCTCTTTGAAAAAAGTGCCACCTACTTTGACTCAGAGGTTGTACCACGGCGGGGGGCTGCCCTTCTGCCAAGAGCCAAGATCATCACTGTGCTCACCAACCCTGCTGACAGGGCCTACTCCTGGTACCAG CACCAGCGAGCACACGGAGACCCAGTTGCTTTGAACTATACCTTCTACCAAGTGATTTCAGCTTCCTCTCAGGCCCCTCCAGTACTTCGCTCCTTGCAGAACCGTTGTCTTGTACCTGGCTACTATTCTACCCATCTGCAGCGCTGGCTGACTTACTATCCCTCTGGACAG TTGCTGATTGTGGATGGGCAGGAGCTTCGTATCAACCCAGCAGCCTCAATGGAGACCATCCAGAAGTTCCTGGGCATCACCCCCTTTCTGAACTACACAAGGACCCTCAG GTTTGATGAAGATAAAGGATTTTGGTGCCAGGGACTTGAAGGTGGTAAGACTCGCTGTCTAGGGAAAAGCAAAGGCCGGAGATACCCAGACATGGACATGGAG TCTCGACTTTTCCTTACGGATTTTTTCCGGAACCATAATTTGGAACTATCAAAGCTGCTGAGCCGGCTTGGACAGCCAGCCCCCTTGTGGCTTCGGGAAGAATTGCAACATTCCAGTGTGGGCTGA